The following proteins come from a genomic window of Pseudomonas hygromyciniae:
- a CDS encoding TOBE domain-containing protein: protein MTIKAINVRNQFKGTIKEIVEGDVLSEIDVQTASGIVTSVITTRSVKELELVIGSEVIAFVKSTEVSIAKL from the coding sequence CGTGCGTAACCAGTTCAAAGGCACCATCAAGGAAATTGTCGAAGGCGACGTCCTGTCGGAAATCGACGTGCAGACCGCGTCCGGCATTGTCACCTCGGTGATCACCACCCGCTCGGTGAAAGAGCTGGAGTTGGTGATTGGCAGTGAAGTGATTGCGTTTGTGAAGTCTACTGAGGTGTCGATCGCCAAGCTGTGA